The genomic stretch TATTAACGCCAGTTATATTCAGGTAAAAACACTCACGATAATCGCTGTCATGAAAATTGCCATCAACGCAAACATTGACAATATTGGTGGGCACTAAAAATTTTGCGACAACTTCACCGCAGGGTTACCGCAAAACGAAAGCCTACATCGCGACGCAGGGGCCGAATTCGAATACGGTGATAGATTTCTGGAGAATGGTTTGGCAAGAGGATGTCCGGGTGATTTGTATGTTGACAAATGTCGTTGAGGCTGGAAAGGTAATAAACGAAAATGACGCCAACTTGagtcagaaaaaaattgtacaattttatacattccAGGTGAAGTGTGAAAAGTACTGGCCGGAGGTTGGAACCAAGGTTATAtacggaaatatttttgtctcgAACACGGGCCACGAAGTGTTTGCCGATTACACTATCAGGACGTTGAGAGTAGAGTGCCGAAATATTACGCGCAAGGTACGATGAAGAAGCTCTCAGGATCGCTTAAGGGGATCCACCACTCTAACGGCCCTAAAAAAGGCCCAACTTTTACGATTTATTTTGGGATTacggaaaaaagaataagattttttttcagagggTTTGTTTAATACATGTTCaagtatggaaaaaaaatgtatcatcATTTTGATGCGAAATCACGAGAACAGGGTTAATCTTTGAAAttgctttttttcaaaactcctTCAAGAGAAGAGGGATTTTTCGTAAAGTACAAGACCTGGCACAAAGACCCAAAAAACTTTATAATCTACATACTATTGCGTACGAAAGTGCGTAGGggttttctttcaattccaattttgtaaaaatggtAGACTTTTGAAAAAACGTGTCGGTTTTTGGCCAAAAAGTATGCAGTGTATTcctcataaaaaaaaaaagtttacattaaattaaaaaaacggCTACGTACTTccataaaaaatgtaattctcAAAGtactgtcaaaatttcaaaccaatCCACGGGAAGAGCGTTCTCGAGAAAAATGCGTTTCAAGTTTTACGAGCAGTCGACGCGCGTTCTGTGAGGCACTGTAGCAAAATCGATTAttgaacaatgaaaaattttcttttcactatAGGACCAACTGGATATTGTTTTTACAACCCTAAAATCTAATTTAAaccatcgaaaaaaaaattcgaatcttCCAAAATCCTAGAGTAGCGTTACCCTTTAATATCACCCTCTTTCCCGCAGATCACTCACCTCCACTACACGGGATGGCCGGATCACGGAGTGCCGATGTACACCCAATCGCTTGTCGCCTACCTTAAAAAGATCCTGGCAACGCCCGCCGGAAAAGGTCCCGTGGTCGTCCACTGCAGTGCAGGAGTAGGCAGGACCGGAACCATAATTTTGTGCGACATCTGCCTACGCCAAGCCGTCGTCGAGAGGGTGAGTAAGTCGTTGGGAGAAGAGAGTCACGGACCATTCAATAACAAATCCGAATTGTTTTTAGGTGATCGATGTGCCGATAATAGTAATGAAATTGCGCGACGGACGCCAGGATATGGTCGATAGTTCGCAGCAGTATCTACTAGCCCATCTGACTATGGTCGAAAGTATGGTCTCAGCACAGACGCAAGTGCCCTGTTCCGATGGATTCTCGGAGAGAATACAGGAATTAAGTAAACAGTTACCGTCCGACATACAAAGGTAATATGGCCGTTGCAAAGGTGGTTACTGGTTCTCAAGGGGGGTTTAAGTAGAAACGCTGAGTGTCCGAACGGCAGCAAAGACTGATGAGTACGAATTGACTATAATTATTCGATTTCAAATCATACAGGCTAAATGACACGGTATGGCAGGACCGTGTGTTGCACGCGTTGGCTGCCCCACAACGTCCGACTCGAGTACAAGTACTGGAAAATGGATCCATGGAGCTGGaatcaggtaaaaaaaaaacgtcgaaagATACAACCGTGCACCTGACTGAATCTTCAAGtgtagttataaaaatttctataaaatcaATCCCGCAGTTACGGAGAACGCGGAAGTGTCATCGACGTTCGATAGCGAGAGCAATTACATAAGTGTAGTAAGCATTGACGGGgtgaagttgaaaaaacaataCTTGGCATCACATTTACCTTCGAATTCTACTGTGTCGGAAATCTGGAGATTAATCGTCGAGAAGAATATAGAATTAATTATAGTACTGCAAAGTGGCCGACCGAATGATCCGGTTAGTATATAATCatcaatttataaataaatatctataCGAGTCACGATTGTATTACCTTCTCTTATATTTCGATTGCGATAAGCTAATTGTTGTTACATCCCACAGACATGCTGCGACATCGTTCCTAACAAATCGACATTCACCCCCGTTCCCAACATacaattgaaaacaaattcgtTTGTCACAAACGAACATTTCACAACACGCATACTCAGTCTTAAAGACACATCCGAggtacggtaaaaaaaattaactaacCACCAACGTCAAAGaatcaatttatcaaatgtCGAAGCATTTCGACCGGTCGATATTAAAACCGtcccgtttcttttttatttttttttctttccttcagGAACAAATCAAACACCAACCAGTTACCGTTCTCGCATGTACCGGATGGGGATGGGGCAAAAGCGGCAAACCACCTTGCGTTTCCGCGTTGGTGTCACTTTGGCGAGAGTCGGAAAAAATACGTCGAAAAGAGGGACCCACTCTGGTACTTTGTCGGTGAGTCAAGTTCGACCGAACACTTCAATATTAaaggataatttttcaataaaattagcTTTTAGCTCCGCCCAAATGCCACACATTGATgtcctatttttattttattttattttttttcccccagaGACGGCATAACCGCTTGCGGCCTTTACCTGGCACTGAGTTTTCTACTTGAACGAATGGCCGTGGAAAGAGAATGCGACGTTATTTCAGCCGTTCGAGCAGTCCGACGATCAAGACCAGAATTCGTACAATCAGTGGTGAGGACggcaaaaataattaattataatcacTTTCAAtgactttcttttttcattccctttTCTCTGATCTGTATCTTACACGTGAAAAGTAATATTCGAACAAAATTAGTATTTCGAAATTCTAAGTAGGACTTGTACAAAGTTCATTCGAATCGATCAAACGCGATGAATACTTTTTAACCCTAATTCGTCACTTGATTTGAATATCACcctaaacatttttcaaactcttcgTATGTTAGTATCTTAAATTTGCCCAtcttttacaatatttgaacaataAATTTTGGTTAGGAAAACTGAGTGAGCTCTTTCTGCGATTCTCGAAAATACCTAGAAATCATTGTTAAAGCAAGATATCACTTTTTTATAGCTAGGATGAATTTCATAATGTTTGACCGTTGTGCGATTCTACTGAAGTGTGACAAATTAGGCTGTTAAGTTAAACCAACTAATTGGTGAAACTTTCCATTTACTGTTTCCAGGAGCAATTTGTCTATCTCTACGCCGCAGCAACGAATTACTACGACGAATTTCGAGAATACGCAAATTTTAGCTGATGTTTCGTCAAGAGATACCGAATACGGTCAACTAGCTTTACAGGCAAATTGTATAGTTcaataaaaagagaaagaaaaaaataaactcctTCAGCCTAATTATATGTGACATCATTCAAGCGTAcataaaagtttgatttaGTCGacaagaatatatatatatagttcaATGTATCGGTGTAATGCTGAATTAcaataggtatattatatattatacttacatTAGGTAAGATATGGAtgttgcatatatatatagtagaGTTTATCTATCTGCATACACAGTCAGAGAAAAAGTATCCCAAGAGATCCACTAAAATTGTTGGGTTGATTTAAGCATCTTATTAAGAATTTTATTGAGTGAAAAGaacaaatgtaaaaattataaattaaatattgacaTAACCATTGAAATGTTAAGATTACGAAAATATGTATCATGTTCACTAACGGAAATAAAACAAGTACGACAGATATAAAGTAAACCTGCTGTTCCATTATgtttagttaaatttttcaaacagcgTACGTAAatacgtaaataatattttgaacaaAGTTTCTAATACACAGAGTATCAGAATAAAACaaagatttaattatttaaaataaatttccacaATCGACTGAATATAAAAACaagtatataattataaatttccttaaggataaaaattgataatctAAACCTCAATGACTCGAGTTGGCGTGAAAAACTCGTAACGCGAATATGACTTACGCGAAAATAGAATAGTATGTTCGAAAAGGATGTGGGCAACGATAGCCAGGCTCGTACTGACAGGAAGTGAAACGCGGTGCAAATGAAAATGTCAAATCTTCCTTGTCTTGATACAATGGAACGGCATCAGTCGTTACTTTACCATTTCAATGCCAACGTGCGTGACGTATAATAAAGCGTtcgaaaagagaaaaaagtaagttGTTTGACAAATCgaatatcgataaaaatctaaaatcaACAGACTCGTCTGGTCGATGGGAAGGTCGGATCGCAAAATATGATTTCGTTCGCGACATTAACTTTCGCAACGACGACAATTTGTCTGACATTAACAGTCGGGCAGATTGTCGGCGAGTTGTTCGTGGTGATTCATCCGCCAACGGAAAACGATTCGTTGAGAAAATTGACTTGCGTTTCGGACGAAAGCGAGGCCGCTTTGATTTGGAATTATGATTCAGTGATGAATATTCGAGAGATGAACTCTACCGGTgagtcgaaaaataaaaaaataccctCTCCTTATTCCCTGAAATGGGTGAACCAAAAGAAGTGGATCGAAGTCGACTCCATCGAAAAACCCATGGGTCCGGTTTTCGACTATCGATGGGAAGGTTAGTGCGAACCTCGAAACCGACGAAATGATTTATCGTTAAAATTCTGAGATTCTCATCCTTGAAACGACTCCCTAAACTACGTCGACGTTATTCTGGCGTGCAGGTTTCAAGGACTTCCACTACAGTAGCCGTTCAACGGGCCTTCAGCTTGTACGAAATGTGACTTCTTTTGGCACATTGGTGTTCTCTACCCGAGGATCAAAAAAGCTAGGCTTGTTTCTCTGTGGACGCGATGGAAGAACAACTCCCTGTATTTGGTTCGATATCGAAACTAACAAAATGTCTATTTTGACCTGTGATAAAAAACCTGCTGGTATTTCCACGGATCTGAGTAAATGGCAAAACATAACAATTGAATCAAAAGAGGTAAGATGAAAATTGGCTGATTTGGACTTCTTCTTTCTACTCGGTACACCTAATTACagtgataaaattattactaaatTTCATATATATCCAAGAGATTAAAAATTCCTTAGCTAACGAtaacatttcattttcaaactaaAAACGTTGAATTTGTACATagacaaaaattacaaaaaaattccttgATCCGTACGAATGGCAaacgtttaaaataaaatggagaaagaacgacgtcaaggttttcaataataataatcaaattgTACATGGGAATCACTCGTACAATTTGACCGAGCTACTTGTGGCAGGTCTGGAATCAAGCGTACGATTTCACCACTGTGAGTATACTTCGTTTCGTATTATAAAATCGTAACAATGGATCGATGTTGCAACTCTGCTGTAATAACAAATGACAAAGactaaaattatattttcagacACGTATTACCGTACGGAAAAAACGAACGCGCAAATGTTCACATCGCAATTCAACCTGACTGACGGAAATTTTTGCATCGATACGATCATTGGCATGTGTTCCAAATGTAAACTGAACTTTTCCATCGTGGAAGAAACGTACCGCGAACCAACCGAATACCatttaaaaactatttatGGGAATAAAGATGGTGAACGTAACGGTTTGGTCAACTGGCGGCCGATCAAGCTTCACAAATCATTTCCGCCAGCCGAACGGAGACTCCTTAAATTGAAGATTACAACTGTCCTGGACAATGAAGACAATGGTCGATGGGCAATTGATCCCATATCACATAAATGCGCGCCGCAGGGTGAGCCCAATTAATTTCACATGTAACCAAttacatgcatacatgtattatGTATGTTACAAGTTATATTCCATAAAGACGCAgcgagaattatttttcattgggTGCTTTTAATCAGGACAACAAAGAGAATCCACGATAGAGATACGTAAAGAAAATTCACCTCACAAAAAATTACCATGGCCTATGGTCAAGTGTCAGCAATTGTTCTACCATAAAAATGTCACTGCGATAGTCAATCCCTGGTCAAGCAAGCCGTACATCAATATTCCTCGTAAGTGTGGCAATTCTGTTCGATATCTAAATTGGAGAGCTTTACACCGGTCGACACGAATTTCGAGTCTGAGTTCTAGATGTCAAGTTTTGAATTCCTTCTACGCAGTTAATATATGAAGAAATAGTTTTATtagataaagtttgtttttgcagaaaccagaacgatatttcggattttaagaaaaattcccTAATTTCTCATGCActtattgtaaataacaatcAAAGAAACGTCAGTTTTGCATTTAAATgacttttatttaaaaatagtaattaataataaaccaGAAATGTGAAAGACTTaataaacaaagtttaaaaatgaatatatctcctacttcttctattttcgtaTGGACTATTTCTCGTTTCGAACCCCAAACCTAATCTCCCACCACGCTCTCGTTATACCTCCCCTGGCAACGTTAATAACGATAAAGTCCATCACATCTTGgtgaaaatgttttcatttttctgccGAATAGGCACCCGCATTAGCAATCAAccaaaaacttcaagacttaTTCACCGAcgtataaaaaacaaaaacaaactttataagTAATCGATCTATAGAATCgcaatttatttatctcaGTAGAGgctccagaaaaaaaaaatgttttctcttGTTGACCCGTGTTATTCCTGTCGAATTCACGGAACTTACGATGAGTATTAATTTTAGAGTTGGATCAAATCATTCGCGAACGACGATGCGGCGGCGACATCCGCCAGGATTCTGATAAACCTTGTTCCATATGCAACCCGAACGGTTGCATTTGTTCTGGAGGATTCAACTGTAGCGGAGGTCAGTACGTGAGATTGGTAAATGCAAGGAGTTAATACATgctaaaattatgaaaatacaTTGGTTACAGAGTGCCGCACTGtcagtgaaatttttgataattgcgACCTGCGTTGCCAAAGACCCGGTAAGTACGAGTAAAAGCTCGAGTAGTTAAGTTCAACAACGCGGGTGATTTGGcgaataaagaaaatcaacTTAATCCCCGCATATAAACATCTTTCATCTTCAACGTCTACCCATTTCAGGGATAAATGCATTttcaaagaataaattttcaggaCTTCGCAAACCGCAGATCTTAACATTTACTCCCTTGGGTCACGGTATCGTGACATTAAGCTGGACGCACCCAAAGTACATCGATCCTTCAATAaccattgaaaaatttcgcttcaTCGTTAAGCTTCTGAATACGGATCTACTGTCCGATAGTTACAACCGTCCTGTTATACCAAAGGATTACGTCGTTCGACGTGAACAGGAAGTGTACCAAAAAGAGTTTCGTCTAACAGCCTCCTCACACTACGAAATTTCCGTTGTGTCGGTAAGTCAGTGTAACGTTGACGTCGTCCAAGAGAAGCTTGTTGTACCAGTCGAGTCGGACATTGGCTTCGCAAGTGGAGAGAAACCCGAAGTGAAGTGCAACGGAACCGATATCGAGCTCAGACTACCGGCGGTAATAAACGCGACACGCAACACAACAATTCAAGTCAACTTTTCAAAGTGCGACCTGTACCAATCGCAAAGAACGTCAGAAGACTCGTCGAATACAGAACGGAAGTATCAGGTAAGTCGGACTACGAtcagaagaataaaaaaccTTTGAAATCTCGTCCTTgactggattttttttctttgtttaccaGGTTGAAGACAACGAATCTAAATCGTTTGTTATCCGTGGTAATCAGATAGCCAATTCATCGAAAAGCTGTTCCGAAAGTCTGATGGAGAATTGTCAAATCAAGGTGACGGTATACGACTGGATCTCAGGAAAATCCGTCAACATCTGGATCGATAAGAAGCTTACAAACGAATCAGGAACGTGGTACTTGATTTTGATCATTCCGGTCGTTCTTATCTTGGCGATACTCGCGGTCCTTATGGTGCTCTGGCGTCGGTAATTAAACATTTTATACGGGCCAGATTTCTCAATTATGAAGTGGGTATTCTGGTCTAGGAGTCTGGATTTCGGACGTTTTTTCGGgcttgttataaaaaaaaaaaattaataacatttcGCCATCCATTTTTTCACAGAACTTTTATTCATGTTTAGAGAACttgcatttcaatttttgtgggaaaaaaaatagaaatcgTAAAAGTTATAAGCGTCTAAATACGTCcgtgacagaaaaaaaaccgattgAGGTGATCGACCCGATTCTAGTACTCCCATTTATCCGAAAAACAACGATCTTTCTTGATAGGTAAAAATGTCGGTACAGCCCGTAccaagaagagaaaaaaattacggaaacGGCGACTGTTTCAAGACAGaattaatattgtttttctatttttttcgatgattttcaatttttttttaaatagttgTAATAACAATCTCGCAATGGCCGTGGTGGGGGATACAGAGGGATGTATACTAAAAATTCgtaccaaatttcaagtcaatcTATTGCATAGAACTCGACATTTTATGTCAACCacgttgaaaaatgtagttttgagataAACGCATTTCAAGTTGAGACGTTTAAAGTTGTCTCCTTAGCTTTAACCCTTATCTCTGTATCATCTGAAACGGGAATTTTTCTTGTCATTGGTCGGCGAGTCGGGGGCGTATACGAGGCCTTCCGCCACCCTCGCCGCTTCCTTGCAGACCGATCTTTCACTCAAGTGCTCGTAAATTGctcaatttttggaaatttacaATCGGCTTCAGGTcgaaatattctttaaaaaatgtagCTATAACAATATGCAAAAGAAATTGAtcgatttttccaaattcctATACCAGAATACCCCCTGAAGCAAGCAGTGTATTCGTGTATAGAATAACGAGAGTTGTAacatgaacaaaaaatatattgtgcCAATTGCCGGAAAttggtttatttttcagaagAAGACGAAGGAATATTCTGATTACATCGAGCGCAGacgatattaattttattgcaatgTCAGAGTCGCcgaaaataattgatagtTCAAAATTTCCCATTACCTCAAAGTATACGCCACCATCCCAGATTTCCGCTCCGAATCAGAATTCGGAAAACGAATACGCAGTACCACAAGAATTTAACTCCCAGTCGGTAGATATAAAGTTTTTCGAAGCAGAAACGAGATACGCAATTACTAGTGGGAAGTTAAGATCCCAATTCATGGTAAGcgaatcattattatttccacTAGCACTGGTAAAACTATTTCTAGCTTTACAAATCACACGATAATTACTAACGAGCAGGTGTAATTTATAGATACTCCCGGGAGGCCTGACAAAGTCATGCGAGTACGGTAGATTACCAGAGAACATGCCCAAGAACAGAAATCGAAATGTCATAGCATGTGAGTTACatcctacaaattccaacTCAATATTAAAAAACGGCAGTATATTTTGTTCGATCGCgtataatattgttaaaataaacCGTTTCACGTATTACCAAACGACAGACGATGACACCCGTGTTATCCTGAAGAAACTACCCGGTGATCCTTACTCCGACTACATAAACGCGAATTACGTCAAGGTGAGAAAGTCTCGACAAATGTGTTTTGAAGCGTTcgaaagaaaaaccaaaaacaaacgTTCGTTTCTCGTTTCCTAATCATCGTTCTAGGGATATCAAAACGAAAAGGGTTACATAGCGACTCAGGGACCAACGGCGAACACGGTCAATGACTTCTGGCGCATGATCTGGCAGGAAAAGGTCTACATAATATGCATGCTGACGAACCTAATCGAGAACGGACAGGTAGATAATAACTACGAATGAAATCCAagacaataaataatcatcGCACGTAAACCGACACGAGGTGCCTTTACTTGCTTT from Neodiprion virginianus isolate iyNeoVirg1 chromosome 3, iyNeoVirg1.1, whole genome shotgun sequence encodes the following:
- the LOC124300321 gene encoding receptor-type tyrosine-protein phosphatase alpha-like, giving the protein MGPVFDYRWEGFKDFHYSSRSTGLQLVRNVTSFGTLVFSTRGSKKLGLFLCGRDGRTTPCIWFDIETNKMSILTCDKKPAGISTDLSKWQNITIESKETKITKKFLDPYEWQTFKIKWRKNDVKVFNNNNQIVHGNHSYNLTELLVAGLESSVRFHHYTYYRTEKTNAQMFTSQFNLTDGNFCIDTIIGMCSKCKLNFSIVEETYREPTEYHLKTIYGNKDGERNGLVNWRPIKLHKSFPPAERRLLKLKITTVLDNEDNGRWAIDPISHKCAPQGQQRESTIEIRKENSPHKKLPWPMVKCQQLFYHKNVTAIVNPWSSKPYINIPQLDQIIRERRCGGDIRQDSDKPCSICNPNGCICSGGFNCSGECRTVSEIFDNCDLRCQRPGLRKPQILTFTPLGHGIVTLSWTHPKYIDPSITIEKFRFIVKLLNTDLLSDSYNRPVIPKDYVVRREQEVYQKEFRLTASSHYEISVVSVSQCNVDVVQEKLVVPVESDIGFASGEKPEVKCNGTDIELRLPAVINATRNTTIQVNFSKCDLYQSQRTSEDSSNTERKYQVEDNESKSFVIRGNQIANSSKSCSESLMENCQIKVTVYDWISGKSVNIWIDKKLTNESGTWYLILIIPVVLILAILAVLMVLWRRRRRRNILITSSADDINFIAMSESPKIIDSSKFPITSKYTPPSQISAPNQNSENEYAVPQEFNSQSVDIKFFEAETRYAITSGKLRSQFMILPGGLTKSCEYGRLPENMPKNRNRNVIAYDDTRVILKKLPGDPYSDYINANYVKGYQNEKGYIATQGPTANTVNDFWRMIWQEKVYIICMLTNLIENGQTKCEEYWPPVGTKIRYGNVAVTTLSHDVFADYTFRALRVACQKFKRRVMHLHYTGWPADGIPAYCQSLVAYLKKLQTTDLKYGPVVVHCSAGDGRTGTLILCDICLSEARGIGKIDVSAVLSRIRESRADMVENLEQYLLAHIIMVESIVSLPTQIPCDEDLPNGIKKLRGQLATDVQRLNDAVWQECALRSLAATPNQSEDDKLTSELSDELFIGFERTPSFNRNVNHRIRNVPVDGVKMRRQYLASWLPSTSNVANFWKSIAEMEIELIIILQRPDPNDTTCCDFTPSKMNLTKLIPYLRIVTQESQAADDKPYTFEKFRLIDTLEEEAKPQFVTVLTCTGWGYGRKGNPPAPEALVSLWTASERIPRKKSPTLVLCHDGVTACGLYLAMSFLLERMAVERECDVISAVRAVRRSRRQFVQSMDQIEYLYDAALNYYEGFATYANFS